A genomic window from Winogradskyella sp. J14-2 includes:
- the tatA gene encoding twin-arginine translocase TatA/TatE family subunit gives MIFSSIFLGAIGPGSWVLIALAVLLLFGGKKIPELMRGLGSGIKEFKDASKDETQDKEENN, from the coding sequence ATGATTTTTAGTAGTATATTTTTGGGTGCAATTGGTCCAGGCTCTTGGGTGTTAATTGCTTTGGCTGTCTTGTTATTGTTTGGCGGTAAAAAAATTCCTGAATTAATGAGAGGTTTAGGAAGCGGTATTAAGGAGTTTAAGGATGCGAGTAAAGACGAAACTCAAGATAAGGAAGAAAACAATTAA
- the rfbC gene encoding dTDP-4-dehydrorhamnose 3,5-epimerase produces MIATKTNLKGCFIIEPQVFQDDRGYFFESFNQQTFNNLIGKPVNFVQDNESLSSRGVIRGLHFQEGEFAQAKLVRVIKGSALDVAVDIRKDSPTFGQHIAVELTEDNKKQLFVPRGFAHGFSVLSDTAIFSYKCDNFYNKNAEAGIIYNDQSLNIDWKIKPEEAQLSEKDIILPTLEAYFK; encoded by the coding sequence ATGATAGCCACCAAAACAAATCTAAAAGGTTGTTTTATTATTGAGCCTCAAGTATTTCAAGATGATAGGGGTTATTTTTTTGAAAGTTTTAATCAGCAAACCTTCAATAACTTAATTGGTAAACCCGTTAACTTTGTGCAAGACAATGAATCTTTGTCATCTAGAGGAGTCATAAGAGGTTTGCATTTTCAAGAAGGTGAGTTTGCCCAAGCAAAGCTTGTTAGAGTCATTAAGGGCTCAGCTTTAGATGTTGCTGTAGATATAAGAAAAGATTCACCAACTTTTGGCCAACATATAGCCGTTGAGCTAACAGAAGATAACAAAAAACAGTTGTTTGTTCCAAGAGGATTTGCACACGGGTTTTCTGTATTGAGCGACACAGCCATCTTTTCATATAAATGTGATAATTTTTACAATAAAAATGCTGAAGCAGGGATTATATACAACGATCAGTCTTTAAACATCGATTGGAAAATTAAACCTGAAGAAGCGCAACTTTCAGAAAAAGATATTATTTTACCAACCTTAGAAGCGTACTTTAAATGA
- a CDS encoding DUF6909 family protein, producing MGTTKKKHERTRAQESSNAIERMYITMRHLFNRGFYKPMGVSGETLREALLLLRPEIYGSIADEKAELDGLLYVVDRLPQGIEECTFINLTSDEGYANSHFKPIIPPKRRRNCYRIDDEQMNIEITRGRSEIYDILTHLTFLFVESHKISKRVLIDEEGSTVRDWQKLEQAVTSTKKLTQIEREIAITHTANILGRTFNELTEAYPKFATDIQPERLLHIVYWLGKLAIEEIVKGHKRTITFSPVLRERLGHHIHGEEWSDNIKSVLHKKGLLQRPIHIISANMHSVMNSLFAKGTLKGAEVKKNIFEVYEILSNPKSSIMRNKVEKSALQNGMIYIKDTSGTNIDVQIFDTDNINFAKTDFEYSETEKDNKAVIFVMDYAFGEQAYETLDELLKPIKVNGEKVHLDVKSISIMGKAGILEGGKGDIMIPSAHIFEGTADNYPFKNELSKNDLLDCGVDVYEGTMITVLGTSLQNKEILKFFKKSTWNVIGLEMEGAHYQKAIQAASKVRGNINEDVKVRYAYYASDNPLETGSTLASGGLGTSGVKPTYVITKKILEQIFNS from the coding sequence ATGGGCACAACTAAAAAAAAACACGAAAGAACAAGAGCACAAGAAAGTTCTAATGCAATAGAGCGCATGTACATTACTATGCGTCATTTATTTAATCGTGGGTTTTATAAACCAATGGGAGTTTCTGGCGAAACCTTGCGAGAAGCGTTATTATTATTAAGACCAGAAATCTATGGCTCTATTGCAGATGAAAAAGCAGAGCTCGATGGGTTACTTTACGTTGTAGACCGCCTACCGCAAGGCATCGAAGAATGTACGTTTATTAATTTAACCAGCGACGAAGGCTACGCAAACTCACATTTTAAACCTATTATTCCACCCAAACGAAGACGTAACTGCTACCGTATAGATGATGAGCAAATGAATATTGAAATTACTCGAGGACGCTCAGAGATTTATGACATTTTAACGCATCTAACGTTTTTATTTGTAGAGTCTCATAAAATAAGCAAGCGCGTACTTATTGATGAAGAAGGATCTACCGTAAGAGACTGGCAAAAGTTAGAACAAGCCGTTACGTCAACCAAAAAATTAACCCAAATAGAGCGTGAAATTGCCATTACGCATACTGCAAATATCTTAGGCCGCACATTTAATGAGTTAACAGAAGCCTATCCAAAATTTGCTACAGATATTCAGCCAGAGCGATTATTACATATTGTTTATTGGCTTGGAAAATTAGCTATTGAAGAAATAGTAAAAGGCCATAAGAGAACCATAACCTTTAGTCCTGTATTAAGAGAACGATTAGGACACCATATCCATGGCGAAGAATGGTCAGATAACATCAAGTCTGTACTTCATAAAAAAGGGTTGCTACAAAGACCCATTCATATTATAAGCGCAAATATGCATAGTGTAATGAACTCCTTATTTGCTAAAGGAACACTTAAGGGCGCTGAAGTAAAAAAGAACATTTTTGAAGTATATGAAATATTGAGCAACCCTAAAAGTTCTATAATGCGCAATAAAGTAGAGAAATCTGCGTTGCAAAACGGAATGATATATATTAAGGACACATCTGGGACAAATATCGATGTGCAGATTTTTGACACAGACAACATAAATTTTGCTAAGACAGATTTTGAATATTCTGAAACAGAAAAAGATAACAAAGCTGTCATTTTTGTTATGGATTATGCTTTTGGAGAACAAGCCTATGAAACCTTAGATGAACTTTTAAAGCCCATAAAAGTTAATGGCGAAAAAGTACATTTAGACGTAAAGTCTATCTCTATAATGGGTAAAGCAGGGATTTTAGAAGGAGGTAAGGGAGATATTATGATACCTTCTGCCCATATTTTTGAGGGAACAGCAGATAATTACCCTTTTAAAAACGAATTAAGTAAAAACGATTTATTAGATTGCGGAGTCGATGTTTATGAAGGCACAATGATAACAGTTTTGGGTACATCCTTGCAGAACAAGGAAATCTTAAAGTTTTTTAAAAAATCTACATGGAATGTTATAGGGTTAGAAATGGAAGGTGCTCATTATCAGAAAGCAATTCAAGCAGCATCCAAGGTAAGAGGCAACATCAATGAAGACGTAAAAGTAAGGTATGCTTATTATGCGAGTGATAACCCATTAGAGACAGGCAGTACTCTAGCTTCTGGAGGCCTAGGGACCTCAGGAGTTAAACCAACATATGTAATTACAAAAAAAATACTAGAACAAATATTTAATTCTTAA
- the rfbD gene encoding dTDP-4-dehydrorhamnose reductase: protein MTPRILVTGSNGQLGTCIKDVDDNKFDIKYVSSSDLDITNNKEVESFFEQQKIDWCINCAAYTAVDKAESDYNSAFNVNVSGVKNLAEACKAYNVKLIHVSTDFVFDGEQNKPYKESDPTNPLSVYGDTKLKGEQEVSKALKEYFILRTSWLYSEHGANFLKTMLRLSKDKTQLGVVGDQIGTPTYAKDLAKAILLFIEKDISNYGIYHYSNNGVASWYDFAKAIFEIHKTNIQLNNISTAQFPTPAKRPRFSVLDKTKIETALRQNVPYWRDSLITAMQNIQNE from the coding sequence ATGACACCAAGAATATTGGTTACAGGAAGCAATGGGCAGTTAGGAACATGTATCAAAGATGTTGACGACAATAAATTTGATATTAAATACGTAAGTTCTTCGGATCTCGATATAACAAATAACAAAGAGGTTGAAAGTTTTTTTGAACAGCAAAAAATAGATTGGTGTATAAATTGTGCTGCTTACACAGCCGTTGATAAAGCAGAGTCTGATTACAACAGCGCTTTTAATGTTAATGTTTCTGGGGTGAAAAACTTAGCAGAAGCATGTAAAGCGTATAATGTTAAGTTAATACATGTTTCGACGGATTTTGTTTTTGATGGTGAACAAAATAAACCATATAAAGAATCTGACCCAACAAACCCTCTTAGTGTTTATGGAGACACTAAATTAAAAGGGGAACAAGAGGTTTCAAAAGCTTTAAAAGAATATTTTATTTTAAGAACCTCGTGGTTGTACTCAGAACATGGTGCTAACTTTTTGAAAACGATGCTTCGTCTTTCTAAAGATAAAACTCAACTAGGAGTTGTTGGTGACCAAATCGGTACGCCTACTTACGCTAAAGATTTAGCTAAAGCAATATTGCTCTTTATAGAAAAGGATATTTCTAACTATGGAATATATCACTACAGCAACAATGGAGTTGCGAGTTGGTACGATTTTGCTAAAGCTATTTTTGAGATTCATAAAACTAATATACAACTAAACAATATATCTACGGCTCAATTTCCAACACCAGCAAAGCGCCCTCGCTTTAGTGTTTTAGATAAAACAAAAATAGAAACAGCACTTAGGCAAAACGTCCCATATTGGAGAGACAGTCTAATAACCGCAATGCAAAATATACAAAATGAATAA
- a CDS encoding LysM peptidoglycan-binding domain-containing protein codes for MHYKYNIFTFVLCLLTIGFSQTKRDTIIPIHKTGDSIIDGKSLNSGKIIPAEPDTLNIKNLKDHPEAAELDQKWLEELYSDALYDTIYKSITELTYEPVDYPELSTDTLKARLKRLNARTPFNVEYNPSLENVIKRYLKHRRTSLERLMGLSHFYFPMFEAEFDNYNIPLEMKYLSIVESALKPRARSRVGATGLWQFMFGTGKEYNLDVSSYVDERSDPIRSTTAAAKYLSRLYKVFGDWDLALAAYNSGPGNVNKAIRRSGGYKNYWNIRPNLPRETAGYVPAFLATMYIFEYAEEHGFKPERPPFQLIQTDTIHVKQMITLDQVAETTGVNIEELQFLNPSYKLDIIPKIEGKTYVLRLPREAIGIFTTNEDTIYAFAKAEFDKREKPLPQLFNADTKVRYRVKSGDYLGKIARRYGVRVSQIKRWNGLRSNNLKIGQRLTIYPRKPVVTAQTTKPKTSVSTSGKKTYKVKSGDSLWSIAQKFSGVSIQNLKDWNDISGNKLKIGMTLIVSE; via the coding sequence ATGCATTACAAATACAATATTTTCACCTTCGTTCTTTGTTTGCTGACCATTGGGTTTTCGCAAACAAAGAGAGATACAATTATTCCAATACATAAAACAGGAGATTCTATAATTGATGGAAAATCACTTAATAGCGGAAAAATTATTCCAGCAGAACCAGATACTTTAAACATCAAAAACCTTAAGGACCATCCTGAAGCTGCAGAATTAGATCAAAAATGGCTTGAAGAATTATATAGTGATGCTCTTTACGATACAATTTATAAATCAATCACAGAGCTTACTTATGAGCCTGTTGACTACCCAGAATTATCAACAGACACTCTAAAGGCTAGATTAAAACGTCTCAATGCGAGAACACCATTTAATGTAGAGTATAATCCGTCTCTAGAAAATGTTATAAAACGCTATTTAAAACATAGAAGAACGTCTTTGGAACGCCTAATGGGATTGAGTCATTTTTATTTTCCGATGTTTGAAGCAGAATTTGATAATTACAATATTCCATTAGAGATGAAGTATTTATCAATTGTAGAATCTGCATTAAAGCCAAGGGCAAGATCTAGAGTAGGAGCCACAGGTTTGTGGCAATTTATGTTTGGTACAGGAAAAGAGTACAATTTAGACGTAAGCAGTTATGTAGATGAACGCAGCGATCCAATACGTTCTACAACAGCAGCAGCAAAATATTTATCGCGTTTGTATAAAGTTTTTGGTGATTGGGATTTAGCACTAGCAGCTTACAACTCTGGGCCTGGTAATGTAAATAAAGCAATACGACGCTCTGGTGGTTACAAGAATTATTGGAATATTAGACCCAACCTACCTCGAGAAACTGCAGGTTACGTACCAGCATTTTTAGCAACTATGTATATTTTCGAGTATGCTGAAGAACATGGTTTTAAGCCAGAACGGCCACCTTTTCAGTTAATACAAACCGATACCATCCATGTAAAACAGATGATAACTTTAGATCAGGTTGCAGAAACTACGGGTGTAAATATTGAAGAACTTCAGTTTTTAAATCCTTCGTACAAATTAGATATTATCCCTAAAATTGAAGGAAAAACCTATGTGCTGCGTTTACCAAGAGAGGCGATAGGAATTTTTACCACAAACGAGGATACAATTTATGCGTTTGCAAAAGCAGAATTTGATAAACGCGAAAAACCCTTACCGCAACTCTTTAATGCAGATACTAAGGTGCGCTATCGTGTAAAAAGCGGAGATTATTTAGGCAAAATCGCAAGACGCTATGGTGTAAGAGTTAGCCAAATAAAACGATGGAACGGATTGCGTAGCAACAATCTAAAAATAGGACAACGTTTAACGATCTACCCAAGAAAACCTGTAGTAACAGCTCAAACCACTAAACCAAAAACATCAGTAAGTACAAGTGGTAAAAAAACCTATAAAGTGAAATCTGGTGACTCACTTTGGAGTATAGCGCAAAAATTTTCTGGAGTTTCTATTCAAAATCTTAAAGATTGGAACGATATTAGTGGTAATAAACTCAAAATAGGAATGACACTTATTGTGTCCGAGTAA
- the rfbA gene encoding glucose-1-phosphate thymidylyltransferase RfbA: MKGIILAGGSGTRLHPLTLSVSKQLMPVYDKPMIYYPLSTLMYSGINEILIISTPKDLPLFKDLLGDGKKYGCEFEFAVQESPNGLAEAFIIGEEFIGEDKVALILGDNIFYGTGLSDLLQRNNNPDGGIIYAYRVYDPERYGVVDFDEKGQAISIEEKPKKPKSNFAVPGIYFYDNDVVDIAKSIKPSHRGELEITDVNKEYLRRNKLSVSILDRGTAWLDTGTFDSLMQASQFVEVIENRQGLKIGSIEAAAYEMGYISEEKFRALAKPLMKSGYGKNLLDLIKNKK, translated from the coding sequence ATGAAAGGAATTATACTAGCTGGTGGGTCGGGCACGAGATTACATCCTTTAACCTTATCAGTAAGTAAGCAATTAATGCCTGTATATGATAAGCCAATGATTTATTATCCTTTGTCTACGTTAATGTACTCAGGTATTAATGAAATTTTAATTATATCAACACCCAAGGACCTACCTCTTTTTAAGGATTTACTAGGAGATGGAAAGAAGTATGGCTGTGAATTTGAATTTGCAGTACAGGAATCACCCAATGGTCTGGCGGAGGCTTTTATAATCGGAGAAGAGTTTATTGGAGAAGATAAAGTTGCATTAATTTTAGGAGATAACATTTTTTATGGTACTGGATTGTCAGATCTTTTACAGAGAAACAATAATCCAGATGGTGGTATTATTTACGCGTACAGAGTGTACGATCCTGAACGTTACGGTGTTGTAGATTTTGATGAAAAAGGACAAGCCATATCTATAGAAGAAAAACCTAAAAAACCAAAATCTAACTTTGCGGTTCCAGGTATTTATTTCTATGATAATGATGTTGTGGATATCGCAAAAAGCATAAAGCCAAGCCATCGAGGCGAACTAGAAATCACAGATGTAAACAAAGAATATCTTAGAAGAAACAAACTCAGTGTTAGTATCTTAGATAGAGGCACCGCTTGGTTAGATACAGGTACTTTTGATTCATTGATGCAGGCATCACAGTTTGTAGAGGTGATAGAGAATAGACAGGGCCTTAAGATTGGCTCTATTGAAGCGGCAGCCTATGAAATGGGATATATATCAGAAGAGAAGTTTAGGGCCTTAGCAAAGCCGTTAATGAAAAGTGGTTATGGTAAAAACCTTTTAGATTTAATAAAAAACAAAAAATGA
- a CDS encoding M23 family metallopeptidase → MVKKKKKEKKFTKKLLHKYRLVILNEDTFEERFAIKLTRLNVFVLTSFSAIFLIFFTILLIAFTPLREYIPGYSSAKLKKEASMLNYKTDSLVQELELNKRYYASIRKVLTGDVSTVDFNRDSVIEAAKNDPEILQITTNRQDSLLRDKVEKEDKYNLFDDTSNQNNFVLFPPVNGTISEGYNIEDKHYAVDVVVANNTPVKATADGTVIFAEWTVETGYVVIIEHNQELISVYKHNGAITKSQGDLVKAGEVIAMSGNTGELSTGPHLHFELWSKGYPVNPTNFIDFQ, encoded by the coding sequence ATGGTAAAAAAGAAAAAAAAAGAAAAGAAGTTTACAAAAAAATTGCTTCATAAGTATCGCCTTGTAATACTTAACGAGGATACTTTTGAAGAGCGTTTTGCGATAAAATTAACACGTCTTAACGTATTTGTTTTAACATCGTTTTCTGCTATTTTTCTCATATTTTTCACAATACTTTTAATAGCATTTACACCGTTAAGAGAATATATCCCTGGTTATTCTTCGGCAAAACTTAAAAAAGAAGCCTCAATGCTTAACTATAAAACAGATTCCTTAGTACAAGAGTTAGAACTTAACAAACGTTATTATGCATCTATCCGAAAGGTACTTACAGGAGATGTATCTACTGTAGATTTTAATAGAGACTCTGTTATCGAAGCCGCTAAAAATGACCCTGAAATTCTTCAAATAACAACAAATAGACAAGATTCTTTACTAAGAGACAAGGTAGAAAAAGAAGATAAATACAACCTTTTTGATGATACATCAAATCAAAACAACTTTGTTTTATTTCCACCTGTAAACGGCACCATTTCAGAAGGTTACAATATAGAAGATAAGCATTATGCGGTGGATGTTGTTGTTGCAAACAACACGCCTGTAAAAGCCACAGCAGATGGAACTGTAATATTTGCAGAGTGGACGGTAGAAACTGGCTATGTTGTTATTATAGAGCATAACCAAGAGTTAATTTCTGTATATAAACATAATGGAGCAATCACTAAATCTCAGGGTGATTTGGTAAAAGCAGGAGAGGTTATTGCCATGTCTGGTAATACTGGCGAGCTTAGCACTGGACCACACCTTCATTTTGAATTATGGAGCAAAGGATATCCCGTAAATCCAACTAATTTTATCGATTTTCAGTAA
- the rfbB gene encoding dTDP-glucose 4,6-dehydratase, whose product MNNKKSLLVTGGAGFIGSNFIIHTLKNNKEINIINLDKLTYAGELSNLEPIADSKNYQFVKGDICNEKLVESLFEEHKFTGVIHFAAESHVDNSILNPDAFIKTNIYGTFNLLNIAKRYWMQKPFLAKKGCKNNRFLHISTDEVYGALGKKGLFTEDTPYAPNSPYSASKASSDFIVRSYFHTYGLNVVTTNCSNNYGPKQHDEKLIPTIIRKAVNGEDIPIYGDGKNIRDWLYVKDHCEGIYLAFNKGKAGETYNIGGRNERDNLYIAHKICEILDEVRPKNSKYSDQITFVKDRPGHDFRYAINATKIENELGWKANENFETGILKTIKWYLNKYDKP is encoded by the coding sequence ATGAATAATAAAAAATCCTTGCTTGTTACTGGTGGCGCTGGCTTTATAGGTTCTAACTTTATAATCCACACACTAAAAAACAACAAAGAAATTAACATCATAAATTTAGACAAGCTTACCTATGCGGGTGAGCTTTCTAATTTAGAACCAATTGCAGATAGTAAAAATTACCAATTTGTAAAAGGGGATATCTGTAACGAAAAATTGGTTGAGAGCCTTTTCGAAGAACATAAATTTACAGGTGTAATTCATTTTGCAGCAGAGTCACACGTTGATAATTCAATACTAAACCCAGATGCCTTTATTAAAACCAATATATATGGTACTTTTAATCTATTAAATATTGCAAAACGATACTGGATGCAAAAACCATTTCTTGCAAAAAAAGGATGCAAAAACAATAGGTTTTTACACATCTCAACCGACGAAGTATATGGCGCACTAGGCAAAAAAGGGTTGTTTACAGAAGACACACCCTACGCACCAAACAGTCCTTATAGTGCCTCAAAAGCATCATCAGACTTTATAGTAAGAAGTTATTTTCATACCTATGGTTTAAATGTAGTAACTACCAATTGCAGTAATAACTATGGACCCAAACAACACGATGAAAAGTTAATACCAACTATTATTAGAAAAGCTGTCAACGGAGAAGACATACCAATTTATGGCGATGGTAAAAATATTAGAGATTGGCTTTATGTTAAAGATCATTGTGAAGGTATATATTTGGCTTTTAACAAAGGAAAAGCGGGCGAAACCTATAACATAGGAGGTAGAAATGAAAGAGACAATCTTTATATAGCTCATAAAATATGTGAAATATTAGACGAGGTAAGGCCTAAAAACTCAAAATACTCTGATCAAATTACATTTGTAAAGGATAGGCCAGGACATGACTTTAGATATGCAATAAACGCAACTAAAATTGAGAACGAATTAGGCTGGAAAGCAAATGAAAATTTTGAAACAGGTATTCTAAAAACCATAAAATGGTACTTAAATAAATACGATAAACCATGA
- a CDS encoding DUF4837 family protein, giving the protein MRTLYALVLCLLLTACGEKKQDDKKRYLPESNGNLNSISVVIDNDLWEGSIGETIRKTFAASIYGLPVDEPMFKLRQIPPQVFDGFATRSRIILKIEKGEAIKPTTKIANEAFAKPQTVAIVGGKTNQEIIYQLTEAKEKIIDAFNKEEVKEKQRRIKLDLLDVSGIENKLGFTVNIPSAYRIAKADDDFFWIRKNLSNSKTIELMFYEVPLETISKSDSTVVDIVKMRDHITKTKIPGEDGIYMAIDDAYAPGMFNAIIDNKPAYEIRGIWEMRGFTMAGPFITYAIEDKVNKRYLIADGYVYAPSLQKAEYVFELESIIKSIKIK; this is encoded by the coding sequence ATGAGAACGCTTTATGCACTTGTATTATGCTTATTGCTAACGGCTTGTGGAGAAAAAAAGCAAGACGATAAAAAAAGATACTTACCAGAGTCTAACGGAAATTTAAATAGCATTTCGGTGGTTATAGATAACGATTTGTGGGAAGGTAGCATAGGAGAAACCATTAGAAAAACCTTTGCGGCTTCTATTTATGGACTACCAGTAGACGAGCCCATGTTTAAACTTCGCCAAATACCACCGCAAGTATTTGACGGATTTGCTACAAGAAGCAGAATTATTCTTAAGATTGAAAAAGGTGAGGCTATAAAACCTACAACCAAAATAGCAAATGAAGCTTTTGCAAAACCACAAACCGTAGCAATTGTTGGTGGAAAAACAAATCAAGAAATCATTTACCAACTTACTGAAGCTAAAGAAAAAATAATAGACGCTTTTAATAAAGAAGAGGTTAAAGAGAAGCAAAGACGAATTAAGTTAGATCTATTAGATGTTAGCGGTATAGAAAATAAGTTAGGTTTTACTGTTAATATTCCATCTGCATACAGAATAGCTAAAGCGGATGATGATTTCTTTTGGATTAGAAAAAACCTTAGTAACTCCAAGACCATAGAGCTAATGTTTTATGAAGTGCCTTTAGAAACTATCTCTAAAAGTGATAGTACAGTTGTAGACATTGTAAAAATGAGAGACCATATTACAAAAACAAAAATACCTGGTGAAGACGGTATTTATATGGCTATAGATGACGCTTACGCTCCAGGAATGTTTAATGCCATAATAGATAATAAACCTGCTTATGAGATAAGAGGCATTTGGGAAATGAGAGGCTTTACAATGGCTGGACCATTTATTACTTACGCTATAGAAGATAAAGTAAACAAGCGTTATCTTATTGCAGATGGCTACGTTTATGCGCCATCCTTGCAAAAAGCTGAGTATGTCTTTGAGCTAGAATCGATTATAAAATCAATTAAGATTAAGTAA
- a CDS encoding GH3 auxin-responsive promoter family protein translates to MASIKAALSKPFAKYIAKRINKWASQPVETQEKVFQKLIKEARNTVFGKDHKFNTIQSYEDFKNQVPVRDYEALRPYIERTVAGEKNILWKGKPIYFAKTSGTTSGAKYIPITRASMPTHIEAARNAILMYIQETGNAKFVDGKMIFLQGSPILEEKNGIKLGRLSGIVAHYVPKYLQKNRMPSLKTNCIEDWETKVNAIVEETVNEDMTVISGIPSWVQMYFEKLIENKGQKVGEILKNFNLFIFGGVNYEPYRAKFENLIGRKVDSIELYPASEGFFAFQDKQNQKGMLLQLNSGIFYEFIKADEFFDKNPKRITIKDVELGVNYVMLISTTAGLWAYNIGDTVQFSSLKPYRVIVSGRIKHFISAFGEHVIGKEVEQALKEAIANTNITVNEFTVAPQINPSEGLPYHEWFIEFETEPEDESKLIRDLESSLQKQNSYYFDLIEGKVLRPLVITKIKKDGFQKYMKSIGKLGGQNKIPRLANDRKIADAIYQLQLTK, encoded by the coding sequence ATGGCATCGATTAAGGCAGCACTATCAAAACCGTTTGCAAAATACATCGCAAAACGCATTAATAAATGGGCCTCTCAACCTGTAGAAACTCAAGAAAAGGTGTTTCAAAAGCTTATTAAAGAAGCTAGAAACACCGTTTTCGGAAAAGACCACAAGTTTAATACGATTCAATCTTACGAAGATTTTAAGAATCAAGTTCCGGTAAGAGATTATGAAGCGCTTAGACCTTATATAGAACGCACTGTAGCAGGTGAAAAAAACATACTTTGGAAAGGCAAGCCAATTTATTTTGCTAAAACATCCGGAACGACCTCTGGAGCTAAGTATATTCCTATAACAAGGGCTAGTATGCCAACTCATATTGAAGCAGCAAGAAATGCAATCTTAATGTATATACAAGAAACAGGCAATGCAAAATTTGTAGATGGTAAAATGATTTTTCTTCAAGGCAGCCCAATTCTAGAAGAAAAAAATGGCATCAAATTAGGCAGACTCTCAGGTATTGTTGCGCATTACGTGCCCAAATACCTTCAAAAAAATAGAATGCCTAGTTTAAAAACCAATTGTATAGAAGATTGGGAAACTAAAGTAAACGCTATTGTAGAAGAGACTGTAAATGAAGATATGACTGTCATATCTGGAATACCATCTTGGGTACAAATGTATTTTGAGAAATTAATTGAAAACAAAGGACAAAAGGTCGGCGAAATATTAAAAAATTTCAATTTGTTTATTTTCGGAGGAGTCAATTACGAACCATACAGAGCAAAATTTGAAAATTTAATAGGTCGCAAAGTGGATAGCATCGAATTATATCCTGCTAGTGAAGGATTTTTTGCATTTCAAGATAAGCAAAATCAAAAAGGAATGCTTTTACAATTAAACTCTGGTATCTTTTACGAGTTTATAAAAGCAGATGAGTTTTTTGATAAAAATCCTAAGCGTATCACCATTAAAGATGTAGAACTAGGAGTAAATTACGTTATGCTCATTTCTACTACAGCAGGACTTTGGGCCTACAATATTGGCGATACCGTGCAGTTTTCTTCCTTAAAGCCTTACAGGGTTATTGTAAGTGGTAGAATTAAACATTTTATATCTGCATTTGGAGAACATGTTATAGGTAAGGAAGTAGAGCAAGCCCTCAAAGAGGCAATAGCAAACACAAACATAACTGTTAATGAGTTTACTGTGGCACCTCAGATAAATCCTTCGGAAGGATTACCATATCACGAATGGTTTATTGAGTTTGAAACGGAACCAGAGGACGAATCAAAGCTTATACGAGATTTAGAAAGTTCGCTTCAAAAACAAAATAGCTATTATTTTGATTTAATTGAAGGTAAGGTTTTAAGACCATTGGTAATAACCAAAATTAAAAAAGATGGATTTCAAAAGTACATGAAATCCATAGGCAAATTAGGCGGTCAGAATAAAATTCCGAGACTAGCCAATGACAGAAAAATAGCGGATGCCATATACCAACTTCAATTAACTAAATAA